In Campylobacter sp. RM16187, the DNA window CAGCACCAAAACCATGCTAAAAATTAAAAACATATTTAAAACCGCGCCAAATTTCCAGAAAAAAAGCGAGATAAAAGCAAGCGAAAATATATAAATTTCAAGCCTAAAGCTACTTTCGTTTTTAAAAATTTCCTTTAGCCCCTTAAGTGCGTAACTCCAGTTTTTAAAGAATTTGTATTGCGGTTGATTTCTCAAATTTTGACCTTAAATTTTTGAGTTATTATATCAAAATAGGCTCTTAAATTTAGGTTTGATGCGTATAATTGCAACTAAAAAGGACTAAATTTGAAACTTGTTTCGTGGAATGTAAACGGTCTTCGTGCGGTTGCTAGTAAGGACGGATTTGGCTGGCTTAATGAGGTTAAGCCTGATTTTTTGGGACTTCAAGAGATTAAGGTAAAAGAATCAGACGTGCCTAGCGATATCTATAAGCTGGGCTTTAGCGATGTGAGCTTAAATTCAGCCGTTCGCGCAGGGTATTCGGGCGTGATGAGCC includes these proteins:
- a CDS encoding diacylglycerol kinase encodes the protein MRNQPQYKFFKNWSYALKGLKEIFKNESSFRLEIYIFSLAFISLFFWKFGAVLNMFLIFSMVLVLVCECINSAIERVVDLASPDIHPLAGAAKDAGSTAVMICNTLCAGVWIYAIWDKF